The Suncus etruscus isolate mSunEtr1 chromosome 15, mSunEtr1.pri.cur, whole genome shotgun sequence genome contains the following window.
gggggggggttagatCATACCCggaaacactcaggagttatttctggctctgcactcagaaattgctcctgtcaggctcgggggaccatatgagatgctaagaatcgaaccagggtccgtccagggttggccatatgcgaggcaaatgctctactgctatgctatcactctggccctgcaccTCATTGTTAATCAGAGAATTCACACTAGAAATAACCCTTCTGAGTGTAAATAATGTGAAAAATCATTTTACGTGAAGTCCAATCTTGTGAATCACCAGAGAACTCACACTGTCAAGAAGCCACACACTTGTAAGCAATGTGAGAAATCCTgtatagcacacacacacacacacacacacacacactcaggagagaagccctatgaaTGCAATGATTGTGGGAAGTCCTTCTGCAAGAAGTCAACTTTCAACAAACATCAAGTCATCACACAAGAGCAACATCTTAAATTGCAACAAATGGAGGAGTGCCTGTGGAAATTCGAATGTTGGCACAGCAGATAATTCACAGGAAATAGCTTAGGCATATAGAATATGGCAAAATGACTCATTAGCATCAGAAAACACCTATAAAGTAGGGGTCAGAGGGCTTGCCcagaaagaatatgaaagaagATATTTTTCTACAGTCCTTACTATCGGAGAAATCATGGATTCACTTGTGAACCTGATATGTAATTTAAGTAAGTCATAAGAGAAAAACAGTTCACAATAAATGTGTAAAAGCTTTGTAAAATAATCCTAAAGCATGTGTAACATCATAATTCATTGGATAGAAATATTGGAATGAAACTAAATAGATgtttaataacaaaaattgtCAAGGAGGGTCAGAGAAAGTATAGCGgagagaatgtttgccttgcatgtggctgacctgaatttgatccctaatatcttatatggtcccctcaggaataatttctgagtgcagggccaatagtaatccttgagcatcattggatgttgctcaaaacaaaaatgtatggttTTAGATCTATTTTCTGCAAATAGCATAGGAATAAAACAGGGCATTGTTAGTAACTTAAGTACATTTAGGAAATGATCATAAAGATACAACAACTTATGTAAAACTCCTATGATAAACATGAAATAGCTAGCtactattttaatgaaatttttacaAGTTTCCTATTTTTTTACAGAAAGGACAGCACATATGGGTGATTAGCAGATTCTTTCCCTCAACAACAGGCAGGGGAGAAAATGGGCCTCAGAAAATCAGAACTTTAGGAGATTATGAAGTATCCATAGTGAGTCTGAAACCTGTATCAGAAATTAAGGAAGGATTCAAAGATCAATGCAGATATGTCAAAGGTCACAGAGCTAACACAAGGGTCTCCTGACAGCCATATTCCAGGGGACTGATTGGTCCAGCAATCAGAAATCTGGTGGAGGTAAAAATGTGAAAAGTGCCTCCTCACCACTACAGGCAGATATGACACAAATTCCCTACTCTACAGAGGTTTGAGCTTGGCACTCAGTCTGCTTACAGGAGTGGTCATTTCTGTTGGTTACTACAGGGAATCAGCTGCAGAGAAGTCAGGCTCCTATAAACTGGCAACCATTGCTGCCTCCAGGCAAAGACTGTGGTGGCAGCAATCATTTTGCTGCAGAGGAAACTGGTCTGTATAGACACctcgatggtgaacctatggcatgAGTGCTAGCAGTGGCACGAGGGAAGGGATCTGTAATTAAGATAAGCAGCACGGTGGGAGGcaagtgtgccagtgtctgctttgcagctcacctggcaacagggacAGACTGGCCATTGgaaggaccgggcattgtgcagcagtttgggcactcgggctcaaaaaggttagccatcactggataGAGGTAGCGAATCACTCATGGATTAACTGGCTGAAATTGGAACAGAAGTACCTTGGTCAGGATTACTGCTCTAACCAGTCCACAAGTATTTCTCAAATACATTGTCCTCGGATGCGGCCTTAGGTTGTATTGTGAAATATTCGTGCCTACACACTGAATATGAATTTGATGGCATTTTAGTTTACAGAAAATTCAGGACATGAGGAAACAATTTCCCAGAGTTTGAAAATGACAAGTCTAGAAGGGGTCACAAGACAGCTGGCCTGGTCTCCCTGACAAAGACAGAGTCATCTTTTTACAGAGATATTGGGAGGGAACTTTTTGATTTGAAGAGAAGGAAAAGTTATAAGACACGTGCAATGGATGACCCCTAGCTCTGAAAGATCCCCAGAGACTTGGGGGCGATGGGAGGCATGTTCTTCTAAACAGTGCATTAGAGGTCACTTTAGACCTGTGGCTAAGACTCAGCACTTGTCGAGGACTTGCAGGTGGAAGGCCTGCTAAGAAGGAAGGCCCTGCCAAGAGAAGCCACAACTACAACTTGACTCAGGAAATGCCTCCGTGAGCAGAGGAAGAAAGATCAGAATCTTAGCCAGTGTTACACTTAGTGATGGGCACAGGCATGGGTGAAgggtagtctctctctctctctctcttctctctctctccctctctctctctctctctctctctctcctctctctctctctctctatatataatatatatatatatatatatattatatatttggtttttgggtcacatccagcagcgctcaagaggttactcctggttctacactcagaaatcgctcctggcaggctcaggggaccatatgggatgccgggatttgaaccactgtccttctgtgtctaaagcaaacgccctatcactgtactatctctctggcccccatcaatatatatatatattggtttttgggccacaccagtgacgctcaggggttacttctggctatgcgctcagaagtcactcctggtttgggggaccatatgggacaccggggggattgaaccgcggtctgtcctaggctagcgctggcaaggcagacaccttacctctagcgccactgcccggccccatatatatttttttttcttaaaaaatattttttaggggccgggcggtggcgctcgaggtaaggtgcctgccttacctgcgctagcctaggagacgaaccgcggttcgatcccccggcgtcccatatggtcccccaagccaggagcgacttctgagcgcatagccaggagtaacccctgagcgtcaccgggtgtggcccaaaaaccaaaaaaaaaaaatattttttaaaaaaattttagagggcccggatagcacagcggcctttgccttgcaagcagccaatccaggaccaaaggtggttggttcgaatcctggtgtcccatatggtcccgaatcaccgaatgtggcccccccaaaaaaaaagcaagcaaaaaaattaTATGCAGTCTATCCCTGACATCAGTATATACTTTCATGATCCATTCAGGGTTAGGTTCATGAGTATGAGAACAATACTGATTGTTTCCTGACATAGTTACTCATTTCATGTCCACTACTTATTTGAAGCAGCACAAGAAATTTTTTGGGGatccagagcggtggcacagcaatagggcatttgccttgcatgcggctgacctagaatgaactgcagtttgatccctgggagtCCAATATGGTtcacaagccagaggcgatttctgagtgcatagccaaggagtaatccctgagcatcactgggtgtagcccaacccccaccccaaaaaaagaaattacttttggaaACTATATCTATTGATATAGTTTAAGAgtaaaattggggccggtgaggtggcactagaggtaaggtgtctgccttgcaagcgctagccaaggaaggaccgagattcgatccccaggtgtcccatatggtccccccaagccaggggcaatttctgagcacttagccaggagtaacccttgagcatcaaatgggtgtggcccaaaaaaaaacaaaaaaaaaagtaaaatgatttatttactaATCTTTTTCTGCACTAGATGTGGCttgaaggttttgtttttgtttttgtttttcggccacacccgtttgatgctcaggggttactcctgactaagcgctcagaaattgcccctggcttggggggaaccaaatgggatgcagggggatcgaaccgaggtccttccttggctagcgcttgcaaggcagacaccttacctttagcgccaccttgccggccctttGAAGGAGTTTTTAATCTTTCTAACAAATTGCTAGATAtccggcccagagagatagcacagcagcgtttgccttgcaagcagccgatccaggtgtcccatatggtcccctcgtgcctgccaggagctatttctgacctgatagccaggagtaacccctgagcactgccgggtgtggcccagaaatcaaaaaaaaaaaaaagtacaaattgcAAGATATCTTTATACCATTTTTGCTTTGATTCAGCTAAAAATACAGCTGGCTCTTAAGTAATTCAGGAATTAGAAATTTTGAGCATAATTTTGGACTTCCCTAATTTAAAGTAAAAGCCtttaacaaggggctggagagatagcatggaggtaaggtgtttgcctttcatgcagaaggtcatcagttcgaatccggcgtcccatatggtcccctgtgcatgctaggagcaatttctgagcatggagccaggagtttcccctgagcactgctgggtgtgacccaaaaaccacacacaaacaaaaaagcctttcacaaatctttcacacaaCCTAACCTGCATATTCACCCTTAAATGGAAGTGGATTATCATCTAATCAAGAACACACATACCTAGAATACTCTTTGTGcagtttactaaaaaaaaaaaacaaaacactaataagccAAGACTGATgaagcttatcaaagactttacTTAAAGCATACTATTTAAGCTACACTGCACACTAGCCTGGGTAACTTTGAGAGATATCGTTTCAACAAATATTCTATGAATGTAATTTCAGCACAAAACTATACAATCCAACAGATTGCTCTTAACAGACACAACATCTAGAAGAGTATGGAAGGGAAGTGCCACATAAGCAAAACAGGAggcataatttaaagaaaaacaaggttatttgatttgatgaAATGAAAAGGTGTGGGAACTCAATTATTCAGTGGAAAATAACTATTGGGCTAATCACTGAAGAAAAAAACCCATATCTTTAGCTTATATAATGTTAGCTACTGTAATAATGTAATATAAGTTAACCTAAACAAAATATACAAcatgtcagggccagagagatagcatggaggtaaggttgccttgcatgcagaaggacgttggttcgaatcccagcatcccatatggtttcccaaccctgccaggaacgatttttttttttttttggtttttgggccatacccggcggtgctcaggggttactcctggctgtctgctcagaaatagcttccggcaggcacgggggaccatatgggacaccgggattcgaaccaaccacctttggtcctggatcggttgcttgcaaggcaaaagctgctgtgctatctctccgggcccccaggaatgatttctaagcgtagagccaggagtaatccctgagcactgctgggtgtgacccaaaaaacaaaaaaaaaaaaataaaaataaaaaaaatatatatataacatgtataaaGCTCTGCCCGACAAATCAGGTCAAATTAATTATTCTTGGATCCGTAGTAGAACGTGAGCATACATAGGTTACAAGTTGTTGATATCTAATGCTCAAACTATTTACATGATATTTTACAAAAAACATGAGACAAATGCCTACAGAAACACTACAAAGTAAATGACTTTACCTGAAACCCAATTCTGAATATAGAATTCCTGCAAAAGTACTTTATTATCAGTTGTTATCAACAGAACACCCTACAGTCACTGATTTTAACTTGAGCATTTAGATCAGTCGAGGAATGGAACAGCTACAAGGCTGGTTGATTCAATGGCTTAATATCATATCATCATTCATGCCCCAGTTCTTCCTATCTTTATACTTTTATCTTTATACTGTCATGATTATGACTTAAATAATGATCCAATGTGAAAAACACAATCAGACATCATATTTAGACAGGAAATGGCCAAGCCCCACTCCATTCTGCAGGGTCTCTAATGTCTGAGGACACACTTCCCTACATACAACCCAAAATTTACTATGTCCTTGCTAGAATCTTGGCTGTGGCCATTGTACACAAATTATTGGCAATGAAAAAGAAGCTTTTCATGACTAGCTGAAATACCAGGATCTACCCCTTATTATCAGGAGCAGATACAAACtggcaaaaataatgaaaaagcatGAACCCATGCTCTGGAAAACCATGTGTGTTCTTAACATGTAGAACTAGGAAAGAATAGAgcctaaagtttaaaaatatcaaataaaaaacacagacTACACCCATGTTACAAAGTCTGAATGCAATGCACACTTAATCTATGCATTCAACTAAAAAGAGTGAATAGAAAGGATCAGAGtggaatatttcatttttaatttgtacaGATTCCAATGAGTCCTGACTCACTAATGGAGACCCCTAGCATTAACAACTACAAATCATCCATGTAGATGTCCTGATTCTATGCATAGAATTCTATCTCTTGCTTACTCAGATACATCtggaaacattattttaaaaccacTGGCTTCTTATTGGAAGACTTaacttattaataataataaaatgcatttgtAAGCACCAGGCAAGagtacaagaaaaagaaagcatataCTACACTTAACACTGGTTAGTACAATATATATTAAGCCACTAAAATAGTTTCTTTAGAACAGATAATCTTactatatgtttaaaaattattctagtaTGGATACTATGCCCTTTCAAACATGACTCAAGCCAAACATACAATTCTTTTTAATGTAgcatcctaaaaaaataaaacaaacaaacaaaaaacccaccagcaaaataaaaacaaaaaacacatcccattcatatataaatcatatattctCAGGAATCATATAAATTAGTTTAATTCTTCTTTAGTATTTAATTATCTTGATCTTACAGCTTCTATTTACAAGGATTATTCACAAttaccctcttttttttgttctatAGTTTGATATTGTATCAGAAATAGcttattattggggctggagtggtagcacaaggggtaaggcgtctgccttgtgtgtgctagcctaggacagacaacagtttgatcccccggcgtcccatatggtcccccaagccaggggtgatttctgagcacatagccagaagtaactcctgagcatcaccagttgtggccaaaaaactaaaagaaataaagaaatagcttattattgatcattttcaaaggtggattttttttacattcgttatattaaaaaaaaatacccttggTTAATTCCCTGTCAAGTAAAAGCcacatgtatttaaatttttactccTGTGAAGTCCAACATCCAAACCAGTAGCTGAGTGATAACTGCAGTCTCTTGCCTTTTAACTTCCAGAACACCAGCAGTCTGATGGATGAGCAAACTTTGCCCACACTGCCAAGTGAACCCTCTGACATCAGTTTAACTCAGGTAAAACTCATTTGAGGCTGGGCCTCAGAGAAGTCTCTCCACATCATGCAAATTCACATTATCTCTCCCATGAATCCTCTGATGGCTATTAAAGGCCGATTTATGGTAGAACTTTTTTCCACATTCCTTACATTCATAGGGTTTTTCTCCTGAATGAGTCCTATAGTGCACAGTAAGATAGGACATCCGAGAGAAAGCTTTTCCACATTCGTTACATTCAAAGGGCTTCTCTCCTGAATGTATCCGATGATGGATAGTGAGATATGACATCTGAGAGAAGAATTTTCCGCATTCGTAACATTCATAGgctttctctcctgtgtgtgttctctggtgtcgaTTAAGGGCTGAATTCTGGCAGAAAGTTTTCCCACATTCACTACAttcatagggcttctctcctgaATGAATTCTATGATGTATAGTGAGGTATGACATCTGAGAGAAGAACTTTCCACATATATAACATTCATAGGGCTTCTCCCCCTTATGTATTCGTCGATGTCTACAAAGGGCTGAATTCTGATAGAAGGTTTTTCCACACTCAAGACATTCGTAGGGTTTCACTCCTGAATGAGTTCTATGATGAATGGTGAGGTATGACAACTGAGAAAATAATTTCCCACACTCGTTACATTCGTAAGGTTTCTCTCCGGTGTGCACTCTCTGATGCCGAATGAGGGCTGAATTTAGGTAGAAGGTTTTCCCACATTCAGTACATTcgtagggcttctcccctgaatGGGTTCTGTAGTGCACAGTAAGATAGGAGAGTCGAGAGAAGAACTTCCCACATTCGTTGCACTcgtaaggtttctctccagtgtgtgttctctggtgtgtggTGAGAGTTGACTTTCGGCAGAAGCATTTCCCACACTCGGTACACTTGTAGAGTTTCACACCTGTGTGAATTTTCTGGTGGTCATTGAGCGCTGATTTCTGGGAGAAAGTTTTTCCACAGTCGTGACAGACATAGGGTCGCTCTCCCgaatgtgtcctctggtgttggGTGAGGTGTGTCTTCTGGCAAAAAGATTTGCCACAGTAACTACATTCGTACGGCTTCTCTCCTGAGTGAGTTCTCTGGTGTTGAATGAGGTGCAGCTTCTGATAGAAGGTCTTCCCACATTCACCACATTCATagggtttctcccctgtgtgtgtgcGCTGGTGCACAGTAAGCGTGCCCTTCTGGCAGAAGGACTTTCCACACTGATTACATTCATAgggtttctctcctgtgtgagTCCTCTGGTGAATGATGAACTTGGACTTTTTACAGAAGGATTTCCCACATGCAGTGCACTCATAGGGCTTCATTTCGATCTGAGCACTCTGATGCACAGTGAGGTCTGACATCTGGATAAAGGCTAGTTCAGATTCATTCCATTTGTAGGGCTTCTCCTTCATGTGGCTAATAAAATCTGCATCTTTCTGAAAGGCTTTCTGGCATTCAAGATATTGACAGGGTTTCTTCAAAATATTAATGCTTTGATATAGATTTTTTCCACTAAGAGTATATGCTTCCCCATTCTGAATTAATTCATCTGATTTACTTGGTGGATTAGGCTTCTTTAAATGGAGAAGTGATTTCCCACATGCACAACATTCATCAGGTTTGATTCTTGCATAGCTTCCATCACTACTAATAAATTCTGAGGCAGATTTGAAACCCTTTCCACATGTGCTGCATTTAAAAGATGTTTTTCTTGCAAGTGCAGGGGTTGATTCTACATTAAATGTTTTACCATGAACATTACCATTCTCTTCAGTCATGGTTTTGTTGCTGATTAATAGAGTCTGCCTTGAATGTTTGTCTCCattttcctgtctctctctcagaTCATCAACTTTCCagactttttctaaaaaaaaagaggcaaaaagagcAAGGTTTATGTACATTTTCCTATATGGAAAATGACAGACACAGAAACTTCATTCATAGACAGATGAcaataatgttatatatattttgccCTGTTGTTTCGGTTTGGGGCAAGAATGTGAGTGTACCTCCAGAGATGAGAGGTAAAGGagaaataaacttataaaaaaacacaagcatctttgcatttttcttctttgcagtATTTTGTTTGAAACTGGGTATAGacaataaaagcacaaaataaataagacatagGATGTTGAGTACATGCTGACAAAGCAGCTATAAAGAAACTCAAGGCACAGAGCATACATAGATAGACAACATGGAAAGTACCAAGGGAACAAGGAAGCTAGAAGATTCTGGGATCTGCTTTGGAGATGGTCTGCACCTGGCGCATCATTTCAAATTGTTCAGTCATATGACCTTTTGTGCTAACTATGCTAAGTATGATATTATGCCTTTTGTGCTAACAAATGACCTAATTCGAGATTCTTCTTTTAGCAGAGTCCACAGAGCAATACCTAGTAAGCTTATACCTAAACTTCACCATGGTTGGAGCTGAGTCCTACAAACAGGATTCAGCAATGGTTTCACTGGGAAGACTGTTCCAGAAAGAGATCTGTCCAACAGAAAGTACATATAGAACAAAGGTGACCTTTCTAAAGCTTCATATTTCTTCAACTTTCCaatgatattgttttttttttttttttttttttttggggccacacccggtaacgctcaggggttactcctggctatgtgctcagaagttgctcctggcttgggggaccatatgggacaccgggggatcgaaccgcggtccgtccaaggctagcacaggcaaggcaggcaccttacctttagcgccactgcccgggccCCTCCAATGATATTATGATTTACACTGATCTCATTCAGGCTATGAAATGCTACCTAGACTCTATTGCACAATGGGGGGCCAGATGGCCTGGGTAAGTGTTCCCTGTACAGAGGTTCAACCTCCAATAAAATGGGGATTAAACTGCCTCAGAAGCTGCTTTGGAATCACAGCACAATAAAGAGAAGTACTCTTTATATTTCAATCAACTGACAATTTCTTTATACCAGTCCTGTCTTTGGCACACTCCCCTGAGTGcggtcaaaagtaacccctaagcattgccaagtttGGTCCCCAAATCaagttaaattaaaacaaaaacctcaattattttctatttcaatcAACTAACAATATCTTTAAACTAGTTCTGTCCTTGACATGTCACTGCGCACCCCCCAACATCCCATTCTGACTGTATAGATACTTACTTCTGACGCCCTATAGTGTACACACTATAGGTTCACCAAACCTGTTCCAAAAGTAGTGGCACAGTATAACCTAAAGCCAGATGGAGGACTCTGCTGAGGCACCCAATATTGCTGCAATCAATTTCAACCAGTTGTTTCACTCAGATGACTGATTTCCACACCTGAGTAGCTCAAAGCTGATTTTGCATAATATTGCCATACCAACAGCAAAATACCTCTAACAATCTTTTTTTACTCCAAATTAGCTCCTTTCCCCTTAAAATTGAAAATAGTCTCTTCAATCCCCTGCAGATTTGGAGGGCAGGGGCTCCAGAAAGGGTTCAGGAACAATGAAATGAGCTGAGTTTAGGAAGGATGCTCTAGAGAGGTGGGAGGATCAATGAGGTATAGTGATTTCTCTCCAAGGTCAGCTGGAGCCCCTTGGCCACAGGCCAAGCACTCAAGGTGCTTGGAAGAAGTAAACAAGAGAGAGGAACATGTGCAAGTGAGGGGCATACCACAGAACTGAAGTGGGGTCAGCTCCAGAGACCAGGACAGCAAGGACCCCAAAATGTCCTGACTTAGGCAAGAGAGAGATCTGAACCAGAAttctgaaggagagaaaaggaaaatgaagactAGAAATAAGTCAAAGGTGCCTCATGGAAAGGACCAGGGGAAAGACAGCAATAGCGCAGGCAGGCAGGTGACTTAAGAACAGACCTGGGCTCACCAAGCAGAAAGGATCCGGTGACACCAGACAGTGATGTTCATGTTTGGTTATCACCGAGGCAACATTATGGAAAATGAAGGAAGAGGAACTGAACCATTCATGGTTTAAGAGGAGAAGGAAGCAATTGGATTTGGGTTCTGGGTAGCCTTGAGCATAGTAAAGCTCTATAGACTCATTTTCATttggaagaaagaagacagaggaaGGAGACCCAAGAGTCAAGTGGCCCCTAAATTTGGGGACTCTGAAACAACACCAGCAATGACCAGTCTCTCCCCCAAAACACACCTAGAGAGCTGGGAGGCAGGAAGGCGCCATATGGTTCTTCTCCTTGCTCTAATTTGAGGATCACTTCCGGCTTGAGGATGTGACAGCCTGTTAATGAAAACAAGAGAATCTGagccttggagccagagagatagcatgaaggtagggcatttgccttgcatgcaaaaggacggtggttcgaatcccggcctcccatatggtcccctgagcctgccagaagcgatttctgagtgtagagctaggagtaatccctgagcacagccaggtgtggctcaaaagctcAAAAAAAGAGAATCTGAGCCTGGCTGCTGGGTTTCTGTATCCTTTCAGGGGGAGGTTGCTCACAAACTCCCCAGAGAAGGCCCCACTTGTATGTACTGAATGACATCATAGAACCTTGGGGATTCACCAGATGCCCATCAGTTGACCAAATTACAGCACTCCCAATATTCTAAGGAGACTCACTGGAATTCAAACAAGTAAACATGGACCTTCAAAAACATGAGCTTCTGGGGACTCAAGAACTCCACTCACCCACAGAGATAAGGTGGTTGTAGTTCTCCAGCATCACGTCCCTGAAGATCAGCTTCTGCTCAGTGTCCAGCTGCCACCATTCCTCTTGGGTGAAGTCCACAGCCACATCCCAGAATGAC
Protein-coding sequences here:
- the ZNF12 gene encoding zinc finger protein 12, which produces MLRHVREQRQGYAPTHTIEPRGKRRKLPAGQGQRAQSGPNPGALAAGPAALALTNAVAFTRLSGFSSLHRSQRGALLQFSINTEDANWKPAREQPTRVIQEANVEHAETDFADLPLGGARWLLGNESAVGGCWVPLYLPAFLSFQERQKMSQIMGPMSFWDVAVDFTQEEWWQLDTEQKLIFRDVMLENYNHLISVGCHILKPEVILKLEQGEEPYGAFLPPSSLEKVWKVDDLRERQENGDKHSRQTLLISNKTMTEENGNVHGKTFNVESTPALARKTSFKCSTCGKGFKSASEFISSDGSYARIKPDECCACGKSLLHLKKPNPPSKSDELIQNGEAYTLSGKNLYQSINILKKPCQYLECQKAFQKDADFISHMKEKPYKWNESELAFIQMSDLTVHQSAQIEMKPYECTACGKSFCKKSKFIIHQRTHTGEKPYECNQCGKSFCQKGTLTVHQRTHTGEKPYECGECGKTFYQKLHLIQHQRTHSGEKPYECSYCGKSFCQKTHLTQHQRTHSGERPYVCHDCGKTFSQKSALNDHQKIHTGVKLYKCTECGKCFCRKSTLTTHQRTHTGEKPYECNECGKFFSRLSYLTVHYRTHSGEKPYECTECGKTFYLNSALIRHQRVHTGEKPYECNECGKLFSQLSYLTIHHRTHSGVKPYECLECGKTFYQNSALCRHRRIHKGEKPYECYICGKFFSQMSYLTIHHRIHSGEKPYECSECGKTFCQNSALNRHQRTHTGEKAYECYECGKFFSQMSYLTIHHRIHSGEKPFECNECGKAFSRMSYLTVHYRTHSGEKPYECKECGKKFYHKSAFNSHQRIHGRDNVNLHDVERLL